Genomic DNA from Methylocystis sp. MJC1:
ATGTCGATCCTTTGGACCGAAATCCCGCTGGAGCTCGTCTCCGGTCTGGCGCTCGCCGGCTTCCTGTGGAAGACCCGCGACCGTAACGTCGACGCCGTCTCGCCGCGCGAAGAGATGCGCCGCCTGGTGGTTCTCGTTCAGTGGCTGGTCGTTTACGGCATCGCCATCTACTGGGGCGCCTCGTTCTTCACCGAACAGGACGGCACCTGGCACATGACGGTTATCCGTGACACGGACTTCACGCCGTCGCACATCATCGAGTTCTACATGAGCTACCCGATCTATTCGGTGATCGCGGTTGGCGCGTTCTTCTATGCGAAGACCCGCATTCCGTATTTTGCTCATGGCTACTCGCTGGCGTTCCTGATCGTCGCCATCGGCCCGTTCATGATCATCCCGAACGTCGGCCTGAATGAGTGGGGCCACACCTTCTGGTTCATGGAAGAGCTGTTCGTTGCTCCGCTGCACTGGGGCTTCGTGTTCTTCGGCTGGATGGCGCTCGGCGTGTTCGGCGTCGTGCTGCAGATCCTCGGCCGCATCCATGCGCTGGTCGGCAAGGAAGGCGTCGCCCTCCTCACCGAGTAAGATGTGACGACCCGCTCGCGCCCCTAAGGGCGCGGGCGGAGAGTTCGGGCGCGGGGCTTTTCTTTAGACAAGAGAACGAGCGTTATCTGGCCGCCATTGGCGACTGGGGTGGTTCTTCTCGGGTCGTGGTCAGGGGTTCCTCTGGAGTTTCCTGGCTGAAAAGGAAGGCTTCGCTCAGGCGGCGCGCGAGCGCGCCCAAAGGAAATGCCGGGCGGGGCCCTAGAGGCGATCGTCCGGGCGCGGTCCGGGGGCGCGACGCTTCCGGTCTGCGGCAAAAAGAAACTCGGGGCCTTAAGGCGCTCGAGAAACACCAAGGAGAAGAGTGATGTCACAATCGAAAAGCGGGGGGGCGGTCGGTCCGTTCAACTCCGTCGCCGAGGCGGCGGGTTGCGTCGCGACGACGGACTGGATGCTTCTGGTTCTGCTGTTCTTTGCGGTCCTGGGCGGCTATCACGTCCACTTCATGCTGACGGCGGGCGACTGGGACTTCTGGGTTGACTGGAAGGATCGTCGTATGTGGCCGACGGTTATCCCGATCCTCGGCGTGACCTTCTGCGCGGCTTCGCAGGCTTTCTGGTGGGTCAACTTCCGTCTTCCGTTCGGCGCCGTTTTCGCGGCTCTGGGCCTTCTGATCGGCGAGTGGATCAACCGCTACGTCAACTTCTGGGGCTGGACCTACTTCCCGATCAGCCTCGTGTTCCCGTCTGCTCTGATCGTTCCGGCGATCTGGCTCGACGTGATCCTGCTCCTGTCGGGCTCCTATGTGATCACGGCGGTTGTCGGCTCGCTGGGCTGGGGTCTGCTGTTCTACCCGAACAACTGGCCGGCCATCGCCGCCTTCCACCAGGCGACCGAGCAGCATGGTCAGCTGATGACGCTGGCCGATCTGATCGGCTTCCACTTCGTCCGCACCTCGATGCCGGAATACATCCGTATGGTCGAGCGCGGCACGCTGCGCACCTTCGGTAAGGACGTTGTGCCGGTTGCGGCGTTCTTCTCGGGCTTCGTCTCGATGATGGTGTACTTCCTGTGGTGGTTCATGGGTCGCTGGTATTCCACGACCAAGCGGATCGAGCAGATCTAATCGCCAAAAAAAGACGCGGTGGATTTTGGTTGGATCATCGGTTTGGCCTGATCTGTCGCGGATGAAAAAATCGGCTGGCGCGCGAGGCGCCGGCCGGGAGAAGAACCTGGGAGGTTTGTTCATGAAAAAGCTAGTCAAGCTCGCCGCCTTCGGCGCGGCGGCTGCTGTGGCGGCGACGCTCGGAGCGGTCGCTCCGGCCTCGGCGCACGGCGAGAAGTCCCAGCAGGCGTTCCTTCGTATGCGCACGCTGAACTGGTATGACGTTCAGTGGTCGAAGACGACGGTCAACGTCAACGAGGACATGGTCCTGTCCGGCAAGGTTCACGTCTTCTCGGCGTGGCCGCAGGCGGTCGCCAATCCGAAGGTGTCGTTCCTGAACGCCGGCGAGCCCGGCCCGGTTCTGGTCCGCACGGCTCAGTTCATCGGCGAGCAGTTCGCTCCTCGCTCGGTGTCTCTGGAGGTCGGCAAGGACTACGCCTTCTCGCTCAACCTGCGCGGTCGTCGCGCCGGCCGTTGGCACGTTCACGCTCAGATCAACGTCGAAGGCGGCGGCCCGATCATCGGACCCGGCCAGTGGATCGAGATCAAGGGCGACATGAAGGACTTCACCGATCCGGTGACGCTCCTCGACGGCTCGACGGTCGACCTCGAGAACTACGGCATCAGCCGCGTTTACGCGTGGCATCTGCCGTGGCTGGCGGTTGGCGCCGCCTGGATCCTGTTCTGGTTCATCCGGAAGGGCATCATCGCCTCGTATCTCCGTGTTGCTGAAGGCCGTCCTGACGACGTCATCGGCGATGACGACCGCCGCATTGGCGCGATCGTTCTCGCTCTGACGATCCTGGCGACGATTGTCGGCTATGCGGTGACGAACTCGACCTTCCCGCGCACGATCCCGCTTCAGGCCGGCTTGCAGAAGCCGCTGACGCCGATCGAGACGGAAGGCACCGTGGGCGTGGGCAAGGAGCAGGTGACGACCGAGCTGAACGGCGGCGTCTACAAGGTTCCGGGCCGCGAGCTGACGATCAACGTGAAGGTCAAGAACGGCACGTCGCAGCCGGTTCGCCTCGGCGAATATACGGCGGCTGGCCTGCGCTTCCTGAACCCGACCGTGTTCACGCAGAAGCCTGACTTCCCGGATTACCTGCTTGCTGACCGTGGTCTGTCGAACGACGACGTGATTGCGCCCGGCGAGTCCAAGGAAATCGTCGTGAAGATCCAGGACGCGCGTTGGGACATCGAGCGTCTTTCGGACCTCGCCTACGACACGGACAGCCAGGTCGGCGGTCTGCTGTTCTTCTTCACGCCGGACGGCAAGCGCTTTGCGGCTGAAATCGGCGGCCCGGTTATTCCGAAGTTCGTCGCCGGCGACATGCCCTAAGCGAAACTCGATAGCCTGAAATAATGCGCCGGCCGGACGAAAGTCCGGCCGGTCGCTTTTTGGGGGGATGATCGTGATCTCCCGCGCCTTTCAAGACGCGCTCGTTCGAGCGCCCGTTCCAGTTTTTGCTGAAAATCAAATCCTGCGTCCTTTCGACGCAAACAACGCGCAGGTTTTTCGCTCGCGCCCGCGCATAATTTGGATGCAATCTAGCAACGGAGCAGGCGCCGTTTTGCCAAAGACGCCATTGCAGGCGCGGCATGCGACGCGTTAAGTATCGTCGCGACAATTAGCGCAGCTGTTACGTGTCGCAGTTACTTGGCCAAATGGAACGACTGTGGGTTCGTGATCGACCGTGCAAAGCGGCGCACGGCAAAATCAAAAGGGGCGCGGCAAAAGCGCCTTATAAGAAATCGAGGGAAGAAATGATGAATTGGCGCAGCCTTGCAGCCGCCTTCTTCGGCTTGGCGCTCTCGCTCAGTTTCGCGCCGCAGACGCGCGCGGAAGGCGGCGCGGGTCCAGAGGCGATGTCCATGGGTAATATGTGCATGGTCATGTTCGGCTATGACATGATCCACATCACCGCCTTCCAGCCGGACAAATCGCGCAGCGAATATTGCGATGAGATCCCCACGACCGGCCGCACGATCATGGTGTTCGACCTCGAGACGCCGGCGTTTCGCGACCTTCCCCTCGAGCTGCGCATCATTCGCGATCCGGTGACGCCGATCACCAAGGATACGGATCTCGACTCGCTGACGGAGCTGCATATTCCCGCGAAGAAATACATGAAGGGCACATTCAGCCTGGAGCATAATTTTGCGGCGAACGGCCATTACATCGGCCTGGTGACGCTCACCCGCGAGAACGGCGAGCAGCAGACCGAGCAGTTCCGGTTCAGGGTCGGCGAGACCTTATGGGCGTGGGTGCCGCAGATTGCGGGCACGATCCTCATCGCCGGGATGGTGTTCGTCTATTGGAAGCACACCCATCCGTCCTCGAAGAAAAAGCCCGCCGAGACGGTGGCGTCTTGAACGGGGGCGCGGCCGAACGCATCTCATAAATAAACGCGACAAGGGGCGCAAAAGCCCGGGAGGAAATCTCATGAAGGGTCGGTCTATATTCTCGCGGCGCGCCGCCGTTTTCGCTGTGGCCTCGGCGTTGGCCGTCGGCATCGTCGCGCCGGCCAGCGCGCATTCGTTCCTTGTCGAGGCGACGCCGTCCTCGAAGGACCATGTCGCGACCTCTCCCAAGATTATCAAGCTGCGTTTCGGCGGCGGCGTGGAGCCGAAATATTCCAAGCTGACGATCGAGGATACGAGCGGAAAGGTGCTCGGCTCGGGCGCCGCCGGGACGCCCGACAAACCGCGCGAGCTGTCCATGGACGGGCCGGAACTCGCCGCTGGCAAATATGTCGTGCGCTATCGCGTGCTGTCCACGGACGGCCATATCGTCGAAGGAAACTACGAATTCACGGTCGATCCGAAGTAGGCGCGTCGCATTGAGGCGCTGAATGTCGGCGCGCCCGCATTGCTGCGGGGGCGTCGCTTCGGTTGGCCGCACGAGCGGCGTCCCTAAAAGAAAAGCGGAAACGGCAAGGGGCGAGAATCGCCGATGTATCTTTCTCTCGCATTCATACGCTTTCTCGAGAGCCTTCCGTCGGCGCTTGCGGTCGGTCTGCTGCTTTTGCCGCGGCTGATCGGCGAGGACGGGGGACGCTTCAAGCCCTGGGTCGCGGGGGCGGCGGTCTTTCGCGCGCTCATCGGATTTACGCTGCTTTATCTTACCGCCCGCGCGATTATTCCGGCGGAGCGGCCGATCGACGCCACTGTGCTTCAGGAGTTCGCCTTCGGCACCAGCGTGGGCAAGGCTTGGGTCGGCACGCAGATTCTCGCCTTCGTTTTTGCGGGAATGACGATCGCCCGGCTGTTTTCATCGTCCGATCTCCTCGATCGCCTCACGCTCTGGACCGGCGTCGGCGTCCTCGCCGTCGTTTCGGTCACGGGCCACGCCATCGACGACGGTCTGCCGCTCTGGACGCAACTCAGCTTCCTGCTGCATACGGCGGCCGGGCTCACCTGGCTGGGCGGACTTCTCGGCCTGATCTGGTGGATGTTCACGGCGCATCACAAGCCGCCGGCGATTGCAGCCAAACTCGCCGAGCGCTGGTCGAGGGTCGCCAAAGTCGCCATTGCGCTTGTGGCGGTGACCGGCGTCGCCATGGCCTATGAGAATGTCGGCAGCGTGCCGAACATGCTCGCGACGCCCTATGGGCGGCTTTTGACGCTGAAGCTGGCGTTGCTCGCCGCCGTGCTGCTCTGCGCGCTCGCCATTGTGCGTTACATGCGTAAGCGCCCGCTCGAGGAATTCGATGTCGCCTGGGTCGGCAAGATTGGAAGCCTGGAAGCGGTCTTCGGCGTCGGGCTATTGGCCATCGCCGGTTATATCGCGGTGATCACGCCGGCGTCGCATGAGACCAATCTTTATTGGCCCTTGCCCTTTCGCCTGTCTTACATCGCGACATGGGGGCAAAAGCCGATCTTCCCCTCGCCGATCTGGTGGTGGGCCATCGGCGCCGGGATTCTGGCGATTGCCGCCGCGCTCATCTGGTGGACGCCGGCGACGCGTGAGAAGCGTCTCTACGCCGCGCCGGCGGCGGCGATCGCCGCGCTGTTCTGCCTGGCCGTATCCTTCTCCACGGAGGCCTATACCGACACCTACAACGATCCGACGCAGGATTTCACCGCCGAGTCGGTCGCTCGCGCCATGACGAACTTTCAGGAGAACTGCGTCTCTTGCCACGGCCCGATCGGCGAGGGCAATGGGCCCATGGCGAAGGATTTGAAGAACAAGGCCGGGCTGCCGATTCAGCCGGCCGATCTCACGGCGCCGCATGTCGGCACGCATACGATCGGCGACATTTTCCACTGGCTGACCTTTGGCGGCCAGAGTGGGGTCATGCCGAGCTTCGCCCATGTTTTCGACGTGGACGACCGCTGGGACATGATCAACTATCTCCTGATGCTCTCCAGCACGAACCAGTCGCGCTTCATCGGCCCGCAGGCCATGGTGCAATGGCTCGTCGCGCCGGATTTCGCGCTGATCGATCCGCGGGAGGAGGTGACGACCCTCTTCAAGCTGCGCGGCAAGCCGACGCTTTTGTCCTTCGCGCGCTGCACGGGCGGCGAAGGAGAAAAGGAGCTCGACGCAAGTTTGCTGAAGGCCGACGCGGCCGCGAAGTCGGCGGGCGTGAATCATGTCACCGTCTATAGCGGCGATTGTCCCGCGGCGGCGAAGGGTCGCGAAGCGCTCCACGCGGCGGCGGTCGAGAAAGCCTATTCGATCATCAACCGTTATCCGAACGTGCCTTATACGACCGAGATTTCGCAGGCGCATTTCCTCATCGATCGCTCGGGCTATGTGCGCGCGCGATTCAAGCAATTCGGCGAGGATGACGGAAGCGCGACGCAATTCGCCGCTCAGGCCGCCATGATGGCCAATGAGCCGCTGATCGAGATCAACCTGCACTCGCATTGAGGCGCAGGCGAGCTTTCGAGCCGGCAATCGCGCCGGCCGTTGAAGGGAGAGAGACATGATCATCAAGCGGCGTGATCTTCTGGCGACGGGTGGCTCATTGCTCGCCGGCGCATTTTTCGGAGTCTTTGCTCCGGCCCGTTCGGCCAAGGCGCATGAATATGAGGTCGGCAAGCTCAAGGTCGAGCACCCGTGGCTGCGCGCCCCGGCCGACGGACAGAAAGATGCGACCTTCTACGCTTTCATACACAATGACGGCGATACGCCCGACAAGCTCATCGGCGTGAAGGTCGAGAAGTTCGAGAAAGCGGTGATTCACGGCGACCCGAAGCATCTCGACCTCGAGACCCCTGTGGTCCTGCCTCCCAAGACGAAGACCACGCTCGCGCCGGGCAGCATTTACGTCGCGCTGATCGGGGCCAAGAAGCATTTGGAGGTCGGCTGGGGTCTCGAAATGACGCTTGTTTTCGAGAAGGCTGGCGAGGTCGTGATCGACGCGGCGATCGACGCGCCCGACGCCCTGCATGCGCATGACGCCGAGGCCATGGAGCGCTGGGAAAAGGCCCACAACAAGGACACGTCCGGGCCAAAGGACGCTGGCCATGACCATCACGGCCACGAGCATCACCACGACATGGATAAGCACTGAACGCGGCCGGTTGGGGGGAGGGCGAACCAGCGCCCTTCCTGCGCTGCAGTGGCGGAACGCGCTTAAACAAGCAACGCGCGCCGACGGGCGCGCGTTTTACTTTCCTGATTTTGGAGAATCAACGATCGACGCTGACCAGGCGCCCGGAGAATCCGGCGTTGTCGGCGATCGGCGTCGTGCCGTGGGTCGTATTGAGCGGCAGCGCGAAGCCCAGCACGAAAGCGGCCGTGGCCATCGCTGCGACGAGCAGAATGGAGATGCGGAACTGCCGGCGAGCCGAATCGCGATCGAAGTGACGCGTAAACGCTGGCTCAATCTGGTCGTCGAACTTATCAACGAGCGACATGGTTTTTACTTCCCTTGGGTGATCGCCCTCGCATTCCCCGTCCGCCTGGGCTCTCCCTCTGCGCCGCGGCGGCGACGGCGCAAGGTCCATCCGGCTTGCGCCCTCCGGGATAGAAACGAGCGCAGGCCCGAAAAGTTGCATGGGGTTGGCGAGTTTTTCACAATTTTTTAACAGCCCGCCCGAGTTTGGTTAATCGGCGGCAAAAACGACCGCTGATTCGCGGCTCGATCGAGGTCCTGCGCCTCCGTTTCTGCCAAATCCTCGGCATCTTGCCCTTGCTCCGAGGCCTGCGAGGCGCGCGTGGTCGCGCAATAGAGCAGCACGAGCGCCGCGACGCCGATTGGAAGCCCGAGCGCCGCGGCCGCGGGGCGAGCGACGAGCGGGGCGACATAGGCGAACGCGAGCGCCGTTTTTTCGTAAGGGCGGAAGCCTCTGTCGATCCCCCGCGAGACCAGTAGAGCCAACGCTGGGGCGAGCGCCATCAAGTCGTAGTCCAGTAGATAGGGCGTCGAGAGCAGCATTGTTTCTATGGTCGCGGCCGCTTTTACCCTGGCGTCAGCCTGGGAGCGCAGCACCCATACGAGCCCGGCGAGCGCACTGAAGGTCGCTGACCCCTGCCAGAAATAGGCGGTCGGAATGTCGCCGCCCAGCAGCCGAACAGCGGCGAAAATGCTCTGGATCTTTTCGAAGCCCGGGCCGCCTTCCTCGACGACCTTGCGGGTGAAGGCGAGGCTCTCGAAGAAGGCCCGCCAGCTCGTTGCGCCGAAAGCGGCCAGGCTCATTACCGTCATGGCTGCAAGAGTCGCGGCGGCGCTCCAGAGTGCGCGCCAGTGGCGGCCAATGAGGAGGGCGAGCGGGAGGGCGAGCGCGAATTGCGGCTTATAGGCGAGAAGGGCGAAAAGGGCGCCGGCCGCAAGCGGGCGCCGATCGAGGAGAAGGAAGCCGCCTCCGAGGAGCGCGGCGGTGAGGAAGCCGTTCTGCCCATGTCCGAGATTGACGATGACGGCGGGAAAGGCGAGCGCCGCGATGAGCGCGCTACGGCGGGGGACGCCGGATTTGCCCAGTATGGCGACAATCGGAACGAGATAGAGCGCAAGCGTCCCGATCTGCCATAGGGCAAGCGCCGGCAGATAGGGCAGGGTCGCGAAAAGCGCGGCGAGCGCCAGGAAATAGGGTGGGTAATGCCAGCCGAAGATCCCTGTCTCGGGGCCGAATTCTTTGCGCTGCGCTTCGGCGTGTCGAGCGATGTCGAATGGCGCCTCGGGATCTCCGGAGAGAACCTTATGGCCCGCGACCCATACCTGGCTGAAATCCGAACCGAGTGGGAGATTGTTGGGTCCCATGCGGTCATGCGAGGTCACGATCGCCCAGAGCGCCGTCG
This window encodes:
- the amoC gene encoding bacterial ammonia monooxygenase, subunit AmoC, with amino-acid sequence MSSTTSTAAGAAAEVESVVDLRGMWIGLAVLNVFYLIVRIYEQVFGWRAGLDSFAPEFQTYWMSILWTEIPLELVSGLALAGFLWKTRDRNVDAVSPREEMRRLVVLVQWLVVYGIAIYWGASFFTEQDGTWHMTVIRDTDFTPSHIIEFYMSYPIYSVIAVGAFFYAKTRIPYFAHGYSLAFLIVAIGPFMIIPNVGLNEWGHTFWFMEELFVAPLHWGFVFFGWMALGVFGVVLQILGRIHALVGKEGVALLTE
- the amoA gene encoding bacterial ammonia monooxygenase, subunit AmoA translates to MSQSKSGGAVGPFNSVAEAAGCVATTDWMLLVLLFFAVLGGYHVHFMLTAGDWDFWVDWKDRRMWPTVIPILGVTFCAASQAFWWVNFRLPFGAVFAALGLLIGEWINRYVNFWGWTYFPISLVFPSALIVPAIWLDVILLLSGSYVITAVVGSLGWGLLFYPNNWPAIAAFHQATEQHGQLMTLADLIGFHFVRTSMPEYIRMVERGTLRTFGKDVVPVAAFFSGFVSMMVYFLWWFMGRWYSTTKRIEQI
- the amoB gene encoding bacterial ammonia monooxygenase, subunit AmoB; translated protein: MKKLVKLAAFGAAAAVAATLGAVAPASAHGEKSQQAFLRMRTLNWYDVQWSKTTVNVNEDMVLSGKVHVFSAWPQAVANPKVSFLNAGEPGPVLVRTAQFIGEQFAPRSVSLEVGKDYAFSLNLRGRRAGRWHVHAQINVEGGGPIIGPGQWIEIKGDMKDFTDPVTLLDGSTVDLENYGISRVYAWHLPWLAVGAAWILFWFIRKGIIASYLRVAEGRPDDVIGDDDRRIGAIVLALTILATIVGYAVTNSTFPRTIPLQAGLQKPLTPIETEGTVGVGKEQVTTELNGGVYKVPGRELTINVKVKNGTSQPVRLGEYTAAGLRFLNPTVFTQKPDFPDYLLADRGLSNDDVIAPGESKEIVVKIQDARWDIERLSDLAYDTDSQVGGLLFFFTPDGKRFAAEIGGPVIPKFVAGDMP
- a CDS encoding copper resistance CopC family protein, whose protein sequence is MKGRSIFSRRAAVFAVASALAVGIVAPASAHSFLVEATPSSKDHVATSPKIIKLRFGGGVEPKYSKLTIEDTSGKVLGSGAAGTPDKPRELSMDGPELAAGKYVVRYRVLSTDGHIVEGNYEFTVDPK
- a CDS encoding CopD family protein translates to MYLSLAFIRFLESLPSALAVGLLLLPRLIGEDGGRFKPWVAGAAVFRALIGFTLLYLTARAIIPAERPIDATVLQEFAFGTSVGKAWVGTQILAFVFAGMTIARLFSSSDLLDRLTLWTGVGVLAVVSVTGHAIDDGLPLWTQLSFLLHTAAGLTWLGGLLGLIWWMFTAHHKPPAIAAKLAERWSRVAKVAIALVAVTGVAMAYENVGSVPNMLATPYGRLLTLKLALLAAVLLCALAIVRYMRKRPLEEFDVAWVGKIGSLEAVFGVGLLAIAGYIAVITPASHETNLYWPLPFRLSYIATWGQKPIFPSPIWWWAIGAGILAIAAALIWWTPATREKRLYAAPAAAIAALFCLAVSFSTEAYTDTYNDPTQDFTAESVARAMTNFQENCVSCHGPIGEGNGPMAKDLKNKAGLPIQPADLTAPHVGTHTIGDIFHWLTFGGQSGVMPSFAHVFDVDDRWDMINYLLMLSSTNQSRFIGPQAMVQWLVAPDFALIDPREEVTTLFKLRGKPTLLSFARCTGGEGEKELDASLLKADAAAKSAGVNHVTVYSGDCPAAAKGREALHAAAVEKAYSIINRYPNVPYTTEISQAHFLIDRSGYVRARFKQFGEDDGSATQFAAQAAMMANEPLIEINLHSH
- a CDS encoding copper chaperone PCu(A)C, producing the protein MIIKRRDLLATGGSLLAGAFFGVFAPARSAKAHEYEVGKLKVEHPWLRAPADGQKDATFYAFIHNDGDTPDKLIGVKVEKFEKAVIHGDPKHLDLETPVVLPPKTKTTLAPGSIYVALIGAKKHLEVGWGLEMTLVFEKAGEVVIDAAIDAPDALHAHDAEAMERWEKAHNKDTSGPKDAGHDHHGHEHHHDMDKH
- a CDS encoding glycosyltransferase family 87 protein; this translates as MLARIRSGDWLTAERLRVYPLILLAIFSATALWAIVTSHDRMGPNNLPLGSDFSQVWVAGHKVLSGDPEAPFDIARHAEAQRKEFGPETGIFGWHYPPYFLALAALFATLPYLPALALWQIGTLALYLVPIVAILGKSGVPRRSALIAALAFPAVIVNLGHGQNGFLTAALLGGGFLLLDRRPLAAGALFALLAYKPQFALALPLALLIGRHWRALWSAAATLAAMTVMSLAAFGATSWRAFFESLAFTRKVVEEGGPGFEKIQSIFAAVRLLGGDIPTAYFWQGSATFSALAGLVWVLRSQADARVKAAATIETMLLSTPYLLDYDLMALAPALALLVSRGIDRGFRPYEKTALAFAYVAPLVARPAAAALGLPIGVAALVLLYCATTRASQASEQGQDAEDLAETEAQDLDRAANQRSFLPPINQTRAGC